In Paractinoplanes brasiliensis, the following proteins share a genomic window:
- a CDS encoding ABC transporter ATP-binding protein, producing the protein MTAAEFALRTDGVSKRYRKGWALRDCTLALPAGGVIALVGPNGAGKTTLLRLAVGLLAPSTGTVEVLGRDVTASTPQTLARIGFLAQDHPLYKRFTVAEMLRFGRACNLRFDQQLAERRLAKLGIPLDRRAGTLSGGQQAQVALALALAKRPDLLVLDEPVASLDPLARHEFLQVLMGAVAEGGVTVLFSSHVVHELERVCDHLVVLNQGRVTLAGDLDTLLAEHRLLVGPRTATGLDRAGSAVVEAVHSDRHTTLLVRDGGIPAAPGWQAQPVALEDLVLAYLRRPSEQGAAVTSGAAA; encoded by the coding sequence GTGACGGCGGCCGAGTTCGCGCTGCGCACCGACGGCGTGAGCAAGCGGTACCGGAAGGGCTGGGCACTGCGCGACTGCACCCTGGCCCTGCCGGCGGGCGGCGTGATCGCGCTGGTCGGGCCGAACGGCGCGGGCAAGACCACGCTGCTGCGCCTGGCCGTCGGGTTGCTGGCGCCGAGCACCGGCACGGTGGAGGTCCTCGGCCGCGACGTCACCGCCAGCACCCCGCAGACGTTGGCCCGGATCGGGTTCCTGGCCCAGGACCACCCGTTGTACAAACGCTTCACCGTCGCCGAGATGCTGCGCTTCGGGCGGGCCTGCAACCTGCGGTTCGACCAGCAGCTGGCCGAGCGCCGGCTGGCGAAGCTGGGCATCCCGCTCGACCGCAGGGCCGGCACGCTCTCCGGCGGCCAGCAGGCCCAGGTCGCGTTGGCCCTGGCCCTGGCGAAACGGCCCGACCTGCTCGTCCTCGACGAGCCGGTGGCCAGCCTCGACCCGCTCGCCCGGCACGAGTTCCTGCAGGTCCTGATGGGTGCGGTGGCCGAGGGCGGGGTGACCGTCCTGTTCTCCTCCCACGTCGTGCACGAGCTGGAGCGTGTCTGTGACCACCTGGTCGTGCTCAACCAGGGCCGGGTCACGCTCGCCGGCGACCTCGACACGCTCCTCGCCGAACACAGGCTGCTCGTCGGCCCGCGTACGGCCACCGGCCTCGACCGGGCCGGCAGCGCCGTCGTGGAGGCCGTCCACAGCGACCGGCACACGACCCTGCTGGTGCGCGACGGCGGGATCCCGGCCGCGCCCGGGTGGCAGGCGCAGCCGGTCGCGCTGGAGGACCTGGTGCTGGCGTACCTACGCCGGCCGTCCGAGCAGGGCGCCGCGGTCACGTCGGGGGCGGCGGCATGA
- a CDS encoding GntR family transcriptional regulator: MFVFRLDGRSGVPPYLQLVQQVRQAVLLGFLQPGDRLPLIREVVEDLAINPNTVAKAYRQMEQENLVTGRPGQGTFVNEQQSAVVPASTYTSLRRGLTTWLRRAYAAGLDEQAVDALFTSVHQQTRKEDVA; encoded by the coding sequence GTGTTTGTCTTTCGGCTTGACGGGCGCTCCGGGGTGCCGCCGTATTTGCAGCTGGTTCAGCAGGTTCGGCAGGCGGTGCTGCTGGGGTTTCTCCAACCCGGCGACCGCCTGCCGCTCATCCGCGAAGTGGTCGAGGACCTGGCGATCAACCCGAACACCGTCGCCAAGGCGTACCGGCAGATGGAGCAGGAGAACCTGGTCACCGGGCGGCCCGGCCAGGGCACGTTCGTCAACGAGCAGCAGTCGGCCGTGGTGCCGGCATCGACGTACACCTCGCTGCGCCGGGGACTCACGACCTGGCTGCGCCGGGCCTACGCGGCCGGGCTCGACGAGCAGGCGGTCGACGCGCTTTTCACGTCCGTCCACCAGCAGACGAGGAAGGAGGACGTGGCGTGA
- a CDS encoding LacI family DNA-binding transcriptional regulator gives MRTERLPTLEDVARIAGVSRATVSRVINGIRNVDPQLHEVVWDAVGRTGYVPNRLARSLVTRRTGTVALVVSDSETHDDDPFMGRFFADPYFGRVVGGLMSVLRDQGVQLALQIVGTDDQRKRLVGDLRNGQADGAVVLSLPAVDPLPRMLTEGNVPAVLIGRPAEPVPIDYVDLANDTGAALAADHLLARGCQRIAMITGPADVPASSDRIAGFRRSMARHGHGWVPTATGNFTQDSGETAMRALLVDNPDVDGLFAANDLMALGALSALREAGRNVPNDVAVVGFDDSSAAVAASPALTTIRHPLEDMAAEAARLLLARIEDPTMRVSSVIYEPALIKRASA, from the coding sequence ATGCGAACCGAGCGGCTCCCGACCCTCGAGGACGTCGCCCGCATCGCCGGGGTGTCCCGAGCCACCGTCTCCCGCGTGATCAACGGCATCCGGAACGTCGACCCCCAGCTGCACGAGGTCGTGTGGGATGCCGTGGGCCGCACCGGTTACGTGCCCAACCGCTTGGCCCGCTCACTGGTCACCCGCCGCACCGGCACGGTCGCGCTGGTCGTCTCCGACTCCGAAACCCACGACGACGACCCGTTCATGGGCCGCTTCTTCGCCGACCCGTACTTCGGCCGCGTCGTCGGCGGCCTGATGAGCGTGCTCCGCGACCAGGGCGTCCAGCTCGCCCTGCAGATCGTCGGCACCGACGACCAGCGCAAACGCCTCGTCGGCGACCTCCGCAACGGCCAGGCCGACGGCGCTGTGGTGCTGAGCCTGCCGGCCGTCGACCCGCTGCCCCGCATGCTCACCGAGGGCAACGTGCCCGCCGTGCTGATCGGCCGCCCCGCCGAGCCGGTCCCGATCGACTACGTCGACCTGGCCAACGACACCGGCGCCGCCCTCGCCGCCGACCACCTGCTCGCCCGCGGATGCCAGCGCATCGCCATGATCACCGGCCCGGCCGACGTCCCCGCCAGCAGCGACCGCATAGCAGGCTTCCGCCGCTCCATGGCCCGCCACGGCCACGGCTGGGTCCCCACCGCCACCGGAAACTTCACCCAGGACAGCGGCGAAACCGCCATGCGCGCCCTGCTCGTCGACAACCCGGATGTGGACGGCCTCTTCGCCGCCAACGACTTGATGGCCCTGGGCGCCCTGTCCGCCCTGCGCGAAGCCGGCCGCAACGTCCCGAACGACGTGGCCGTGGTCGGCTTCGACGACAGCAGCGCCGCCGTGGCCGCCTCCCCCGCCCTGACCACCATCAGGCACCCGCTGGAAGACATGGCCGCCGAGGCCGCCCGCTTGCTGCTGGCCCGCATCGAGGACCCCACCATGCGCGTGTCCTCAGTCATCTACGAGCCCGCCCTGATCAAACGAGCCTCCGCATAA
- a CDS encoding DUF1996 domain-containing protein, with product MSAVAALAVTAALTGVRTAQAADTLLSQGKPVLASSTENGGAPAAAAVDGNPATRWGSAWSDPQWLRVDLGSTAAVTQVKLVWEAAYAKAFQVQTSADGNNWANVYSTANATGGTQTLTVNGSGRYVRVYGTQRGTGYGYSLYEFQVYGSYTSTPPTSGPGYILANPPVTGVVPSTAVPPDTNPPTTHHEFQMNCSVSRGNLNDDPIVFPGLPGASHSHTFMGNTTTNANTTLASLKGGNTSCITPGDKTGYWMPTLLNGDTAVQPVGRQTIYYKSGVIDYRSVRPFPEGLRYLVGSPAATLEDFRNHPGAVEGFECGDLSFNWDIPANCVAGTQLNVRFQAPSCWNGLHLDTPDHKSHMAYPVLGVCPSSHPVAVPMIEFKMAWPVSGNMANVHFSSGRGFSFHYDVFNAFDPPTLAALTRHCINGGLQCDPRGFDLYKPERGAALNENYELP from the coding sequence GTGAGCGCGGTAGCGGCCCTCGCCGTGACCGCCGCGCTCACCGGTGTCCGCACCGCCCAGGCGGCCGACACCCTGCTCTCCCAGGGCAAACCCGTCCTCGCCTCGTCGACCGAGAACGGTGGCGCCCCGGCCGCCGCGGCCGTCGACGGCAACCCCGCCACCCGGTGGGGCAGCGCGTGGAGCGACCCCCAATGGCTCCGCGTCGACCTCGGCAGCACGGCCGCCGTCACCCAGGTCAAGCTCGTCTGGGAGGCCGCGTACGCGAAGGCCTTCCAGGTCCAGACCTCGGCCGACGGCAACAACTGGGCCAACGTCTACAGCACGGCCAACGCCACGGGCGGCACGCAGACGCTCACCGTCAACGGCTCCGGTCGCTACGTTCGCGTGTACGGAACGCAACGGGGCACCGGCTACGGCTACTCCCTGTACGAGTTCCAGGTGTACGGCTCGTACACGTCCACACCGCCGACCAGCGGCCCCGGCTACATCCTCGCGAACCCGCCCGTCACCGGCGTGGTCCCGTCGACGGCCGTCCCGCCCGACACCAACCCGCCGACGACCCACCACGAGTTCCAGATGAACTGCTCGGTGAGCCGCGGCAACCTCAACGACGACCCGATCGTCTTCCCCGGCCTGCCCGGCGCCTCGCACTCGCACACGTTCATGGGCAACACCACGACGAACGCCAACACGACGCTGGCGAGCCTCAAGGGCGGCAACACCTCGTGCATCACGCCCGGTGACAAGACCGGCTACTGGATGCCGACCCTGCTCAACGGCGACACCGCGGTGCAGCCCGTCGGCCGGCAGACGATCTACTACAAGTCCGGGGTCATCGACTACCGCAGCGTGCGCCCGTTCCCCGAGGGCCTGCGCTACCTGGTCGGCAGCCCGGCCGCCACGCTCGAGGACTTCCGCAACCACCCCGGCGCGGTAGAGGGCTTCGAGTGCGGTGACCTGTCCTTCAACTGGGACATCCCGGCCAACTGCGTCGCCGGCACCCAGCTCAACGTCCGCTTCCAGGCCCCCAGCTGCTGGAACGGGCTGCACCTGGACACGCCCGACCACAAGAGCCACATGGCGTACCCGGTGCTGGGTGTCTGCCCGTCGTCGCACCCGGTCGCCGTCCCGATGATCGAGTTCAAGATGGCCTGGCCGGTCAGTGGCAACATGGCCAACGTCCACTTCTCCAGCGGGCGGGGCTTCTCGTTCCACTACGACGTCTTCAACGCCTTCGACCCGCCGACGCTGGCCGCCCTCACCCGCCACTGCATCAACGGCGGACTGCAGTGCGACCCGCGCGGTTTCGACCTCTACAAGCCGGAACGTGGCGCCGCGCTCAACGAGAACTACGAGTTGCCGTAA
- a CDS encoding DUF305 domain-containing protein, with translation MKHFPRLLIVATLCFTGCAATGCSATGSGDAPTPTANASAQAPVAGFGGTDLAWIQINIAMNEELLPLLELTPKHTEDPATLATALQVKAFTEGELNVLRQLQTRAGLPTENPHKGMPMPGMVTPADVTGASQLVGAAFDQTVTKLIREHLEQSQSLARSEEKSGVETQTRDLALQILRTREAVLSTMPSSSP, from the coding sequence GTGAAACACTTTCCCCGGCTCCTGATCGTGGCAACGCTCTGCTTCACCGGGTGCGCGGCGACGGGTTGCTCGGCGACAGGGTCCGGCGACGCGCCCACCCCCACCGCGAACGCCTCGGCGCAGGCCCCGGTGGCGGGTTTCGGCGGCACCGACCTTGCCTGGATCCAAATCAACATCGCGATGAACGAGGAACTTCTCCCCCTGCTCGAGCTCACCCCGAAACACACCGAAGACCCGGCAACTCTCGCCACCGCCTTGCAGGTCAAGGCGTTCACCGAGGGCGAGCTGAACGTTCTGCGGCAGCTGCAGACACGGGCCGGGCTGCCCACGGAGAACCCGCACAAGGGCATGCCGATGCCGGGCATGGTCACCCCCGCGGACGTCACGGGCGCCAGCCAGCTCGTCGGGGCGGCCTTCGACCAGACGGTCACCAAGCTCATCCGGGAGCACCTGGAGCAGAGCCAGAGCCTGGCGCGCAGTGAGGAAAAATCGGGAGTCGAAACACAGACGCGCGATTTGGCACTGCAGATTCTGCGTACGAGGGAAGCGGTGTTGTCCACAATGCCGAGCAGTTCTCCGTGA
- a CDS encoding VOC family protein, whose protein sequence is MNRVIHFEIPFDDGERATTFYREAFGWHLNSMPNYQYTLVTTTATDDQGRPSEPGGINGGMLSRQGPITAPVLTIEVDSIDEAAATIEKLGGKLAIGRQPVGTMGFSAYFHDTEGNLIGLWETA, encoded by the coding sequence ATGAACAGAGTGATCCACTTCGAGATCCCGTTCGACGATGGCGAGCGCGCCACGACGTTCTACCGAGAGGCGTTCGGCTGGCATCTCAACTCGATGCCGAATTACCAATACACGTTGGTCACGACAACAGCGACCGACGACCAGGGCCGCCCGTCCGAGCCCGGCGGCATCAACGGCGGCATGCTGTCCCGCCAGGGCCCGATCACGGCGCCGGTGCTCACCATCGAGGTCGACAGCATCGACGAGGCCGCAGCCACCATCGAAAAACTCGGCGGCAAACTCGCCATCGGCCGCCAGCCGGTCGGCACCATGGGTTTCAGCGCCTACTTCCACGACACCGAAGGCAACCTGATCGGCCTCTGGGAAACCGCCTGA
- a CDS encoding discoidin domain-containing protein encodes MNTASSPPRLWRRLAIPLTTALVAAGLAVTAHSSAYAADTLLSQGKPTTSSSNETADTVAANATDGNDGTRWSSQFSDPQWLRVDLGATATISSVVLQWENAYGTGYQIQTSPDGNNWTSIFTRTGGTGGTETLTVNGSGRYVRLYGTARNGGYGYSLWEFKVYGSTGGTTPTDPPPTTQPPGNFTTIWEDKFDGPAGSSPSSANWLMRTGTQYPGGAANWGTGEVETASNSTANVSLDGNGRLTIKAIRDGSGNWTSGRLETQRADFEPLAGQQTKFTAVLKQPDVANALGYWPGFRATGAAYRGNFNNWPGVGETDIMTDVNGRSQLAQTLHCGTAPDGVCAEYNGRSSGFASCAGCRTGYHEYTQIIDRTKTDEEIRFYLDGRQTWIVRQSQVGVTAWRAAVHHGFFLRLDLAIGGSLPNALAGRTTPTPDTTSGGVLSVDSVSVARTATGAVPPAMTDPAVPGGSSVVKVTGSQGNWQLQVNGSPYQVKGLTYGPPQAAADGYMRDLRNMGVNTIRTWGVDDANTPTLLDRAARQGIKVIVGHWLNQGADYVNDTAYMNSVKAEIVARVNTLKNHPGVLLWDVGNEVILTMQDHGLSAAEVEARRVGYAKFVNEVAVAIHAADPNHPVTSTDAYTGAWPYYKQYAPALDLLAVNSYGAIGNIYPDWQAGGYTKPYIITEAGPEGEWEVPNDVNGVPTEPSDLKKRDQYASSWAAINAHPTVALGATEFHYGLENDFGGVWLNTFTGGWRRHGYYSLKRAWTGETPANTPPEITSMTVSNQTSVPAGGSLNVSVSVTDPQNDLIRYNLMYSDKYAGGGTGLSNVTFTDNGNGSFTAKAPERLGVWKVYVYAFDGHGNVGIEQKSIRVVAPPETGTNLSRGRTTTASSHQPTGSNGPQLPSYATDGDYGTRWASEWTGSAWLQVDLGSVQSFNHVRLAWEAAYAMGYQIQTSNDGSNWTTIFTTTSGDGGFDELGISGSGRYVRMNGTTRATGFGYSLYEFGVYRR; translated from the coding sequence GTGAACACGGCTTCCTCCCCGCCACGCCTGTGGCGCCGCCTCGCCATCCCCCTGACCACGGCCCTCGTCGCGGCCGGCCTGGCCGTCACGGCGCACAGCAGCGCCTACGCCGCCGACACCCTGCTCTCGCAGGGCAAACCCACCACGTCCTCGTCGAACGAGACAGCCGACACCGTGGCCGCCAACGCCACCGACGGCAACGACGGCACCCGCTGGTCGAGCCAGTTCTCCGATCCCCAGTGGCTGCGCGTCGACCTCGGCGCCACCGCGACCATCAGCTCGGTGGTGCTGCAGTGGGAGAACGCGTACGGCACGGGCTACCAGATCCAGACCTCCCCCGACGGCAACAACTGGACGTCGATCTTCACCAGGACGGGCGGGACGGGCGGCACCGAGACGCTCACCGTGAACGGCAGCGGCCGCTACGTCCGCCTGTACGGCACGGCCCGTAACGGCGGCTACGGATACTCGCTGTGGGAGTTCAAGGTCTACGGCTCGACCGGTGGCACCACGCCGACCGACCCGCCGCCGACCACCCAGCCGCCGGGGAACTTCACCACGATCTGGGAGGACAAGTTCGACGGGCCGGCTGGGTCCTCGCCGTCGTCGGCGAACTGGCTCATGCGTACGGGAACGCAATATCCCGGTGGAGCCGCGAACTGGGGCACGGGCGAGGTCGAGACGGCCAGCAACAGCACGGCCAACGTCTCGCTCGACGGCAACGGGAGGCTGACCATCAAGGCCATCCGGGACGGCAGCGGCAACTGGACGTCGGGCCGCCTCGAGACCCAGCGCGCCGACTTCGAGCCATTGGCCGGGCAGCAGACCAAGTTCACCGCCGTGCTCAAGCAGCCGGACGTGGCCAACGCGCTCGGTTACTGGCCGGGTTTCCGGGCGACCGGGGCGGCGTACCGCGGGAACTTCAACAACTGGCCCGGCGTGGGCGAGACCGACATCATGACGGACGTCAACGGCCGCAGCCAGCTGGCACAGACCCTGCACTGCGGCACCGCGCCCGACGGGGTGTGCGCCGAGTACAACGGACGCTCGTCCGGCTTCGCCAGCTGCGCCGGCTGCCGGACCGGCTACCACGAGTACACGCAGATCATCGACCGCACCAAGACCGACGAGGAGATCCGGTTCTACCTCGACGGGCGGCAGACCTGGATCGTACGGCAGTCGCAGGTCGGCGTGACAGCCTGGAGAGCGGCCGTGCACCACGGCTTCTTCCTGCGGCTCGACCTCGCCATCGGCGGCTCGCTGCCGAACGCGCTGGCCGGCCGCACGACCCCCACACCTGACACGACGTCGGGCGGCGTGCTCAGCGTCGACTCGGTCAGCGTGGCCCGCACGGCGACCGGGGCCGTCCCACCGGCGATGACCGACCCTGCCGTGCCCGGTGGTTCCAGCGTCGTCAAGGTGACCGGCAGCCAGGGCAACTGGCAGCTGCAGGTCAACGGATCGCCCTATCAGGTCAAGGGCCTCACGTACGGGCCCCCGCAGGCGGCCGCCGACGGTTACATGCGCGACCTGAGGAACATGGGCGTCAACACGATCCGTACGTGGGGTGTTGACGACGCGAACACGCCGACGCTGCTCGACCGGGCCGCCCGGCAGGGCATCAAGGTCATCGTCGGGCACTGGCTGAACCAGGGCGCCGACTACGTCAACGACACCGCGTACATGAACTCGGTCAAGGCCGAGATCGTGGCCCGGGTCAACACGCTCAAGAACCACCCGGGTGTGCTGCTCTGGGACGTCGGCAACGAGGTCATCCTGACCATGCAGGACCACGGGCTCTCGGCGGCCGAGGTCGAGGCGCGACGCGTCGGCTACGCGAAGTTCGTCAACGAGGTCGCGGTCGCCATCCACGCCGCCGACCCGAACCACCCGGTCACGTCGACCGACGCGTACACCGGCGCGTGGCCCTACTACAAGCAGTACGCTCCGGCACTCGACCTGCTCGCGGTCAACTCGTACGGGGCGATCGGCAACATCTACCCCGACTGGCAGGCCGGCGGTTACACGAAGCCGTACATCATCACCGAGGCCGGCCCCGAGGGCGAATGGGAGGTGCCCAACGACGTCAACGGCGTGCCGACCGAGCCGAGCGACCTCAAGAAACGGGACCAGTACGCGAGCAGCTGGGCCGCGATCAACGCGCACCCGACCGTGGCGCTGGGCGCGACCGAGTTCCACTACGGACTCGAGAACGACTTCGGTGGGGTGTGGCTCAACACGTTCACCGGCGGGTGGCGGCGGCACGGCTACTACTCGCTGAAGCGGGCCTGGACCGGGGAGACGCCGGCCAACACGCCGCCCGAGATCACCAGCATGACCGTGAGCAACCAGACCTCCGTACCGGCGGGCGGGTCCTTGAACGTGTCGGTCAGCGTCACCGATCCGCAGAACGACCTGATCCGTTACAACCTGATGTACTCCGACAAGTACGCCGGCGGCGGTACCGGGCTGAGCAACGTGACCTTCACCGACAACGGCAACGGCTCGTTCACGGCGAAGGCGCCCGAGCGGCTCGGGGTGTGGAAGGTCTACGTCTACGCCTTCGACGGGCACGGCAACGTCGGCATCGAGCAGAAATCGATCCGGGTGGTGGCGCCGCCCGAAACCGGAACCAACCTGTCGCGCGGCAGGACGACGACCGCATCGTCGCATCAGCCCACCGGTTCCAACGGGCCACAACTGCCCTCGTACGCGACTGACGGCGATTACGGCACCCGGTGGGCCAGCGAATGGACCGGCTCGGCGTGGCTGCAGGTGGACCTCGGCTCGGTGCAGTCGTTCAACCACGTACGGCTGGCGTGGGAGGCGGCCTACGCCATGGGTTATCAGATCCAGACGTCGAACGACGGCTCGAACTGGACGACGATCTTCACGACCACGAGCGGGGACGGCGGGTTCGACGAGCTCGGGATCTCGGGTTCCGGGCGGTACGTCCGCATGAACGGGACGACGCGGGCTACCGGGTTCGGTTATTCGCTCTACGAGTTCGGCGTCTATCGCCGCTGA
- a CDS encoding YciI family protein, whose protein sequence is MKYMLMMFGDGGEMAATADPAWVRDMMTFMGDFNDELTKTGELVAAHGLAFPSTAKTVSYADGQVAVTDGPYAESKESLAGFWILDVAGEERAIELAGRVAYWSRKAELREVPDAAPEFDA, encoded by the coding sequence ATGAAGTACATGCTGATGATGTTCGGTGACGGCGGCGAGATGGCGGCCACGGCCGACCCGGCCTGGGTGCGCGACATGATGACGTTCATGGGCGACTTCAACGACGAGCTGACCAAGACCGGTGAGCTGGTCGCGGCGCACGGGCTGGCGTTCCCCTCCACGGCCAAGACGGTCAGCTACGCCGATGGGCAGGTCGCGGTCACCGACGGGCCGTACGCGGAGAGCAAGGAGTCGCTGGCCGGCTTCTGGATCCTCGACGTGGCCGGCGAGGAGCGGGCGATCGAGCTGGCGGGCCGGGTGGCGTACTGGTCGCGCAAGGCAGAGTTGCGGGAGGTGCCCGACGCGGCGCCGGAGTTCGACGCCTGA
- a CDS encoding RNA polymerase sigma factor, which produces MGGARALDGLLRELAPQVLGALVRRYGQFDAAEDATQEALLAAAVQWPIEGVPENPRAWLTSVATRRLVDEFRSDSARRRREETIAMAVTGAGTRAEDGPEARAENASRDRDDTLDLLFLCAHPSLSPPSQLALTLRAVGGLTTAEVAAAFLVPETTMAQRISRAKQAIRRSGPDFPPPAPGAERAERLRVVRQVLYLIFNEGYTASGGPELQRAELTGEAIRLTRMLHGLVPGDHETAGLLALMLLTDARREARTTDAGELVPLDQQDRSRWDKRKITEGVGLVSSALGRGPVGPYQVQAAIAALHDEAASDGQTDWAQILALYEVLERISPGPIVTLNRAVAVARTRGPLAGLTVLGELAGDERMAGHHRLPAVRAHLLEQAGFTDEARAEYLAAAKLTTSTPERRYLTARAERVSG; this is translated from the coding sequence ATGGGTGGGGCGAGGGCGTTGGACGGGCTGCTGCGGGAGCTTGCGCCTCAGGTGCTGGGAGCGCTGGTCCGCCGGTACGGGCAGTTCGACGCGGCCGAGGACGCCACGCAGGAGGCACTGCTGGCGGCGGCGGTGCAGTGGCCGATCGAGGGGGTTCCGGAGAATCCGCGGGCCTGGCTGACCTCGGTGGCCACGCGACGGCTGGTGGACGAGTTCCGCAGTGACAGCGCACGCAGGCGGCGGGAAGAAACCATCGCCATGGCCGTGACGGGCGCCGGAACCCGCGCGGAGGATGGGCCGGAAGCAAGGGCCGAGAACGCGTCGCGGGATCGCGACGACACGCTGGACCTGCTGTTCCTGTGCGCGCATCCGTCGCTGTCGCCGCCGTCGCAGCTGGCGTTGACGTTGCGGGCGGTCGGCGGGCTGACCACGGCGGAGGTCGCGGCCGCCTTTCTCGTGCCCGAGACGACCATGGCGCAGCGGATCAGCCGGGCGAAGCAGGCCATCCGCAGGAGCGGGCCGGATTTCCCGCCACCCGCGCCCGGGGCCGAGCGAGCCGAGCGGCTGAGGGTCGTACGGCAGGTGTTGTATTTGATCTTCAATGAGGGTTACACCGCGAGCGGCGGGCCGGAGCTGCAACGGGCCGAGCTCACCGGTGAGGCGATCCGGCTGACGCGGATGCTGCACGGGCTGGTTCCCGGCGATCATGAGACGGCCGGGCTGCTGGCGTTGATGTTGCTCACCGACGCCCGGCGGGAGGCGCGCACCACCGACGCCGGCGAGCTGGTGCCGCTCGACCAGCAGGATCGGTCACGATGGGACAAGCGGAAGATCACCGAGGGGGTCGGGCTGGTCTCGTCGGCGCTCGGGCGCGGGCCGGTCGGTCCGTACCAGGTGCAGGCCGCGATCGCCGCCCTGCACGACGAGGCCGCCTCCGACGGCCAGACCGACTGGGCGCAGATTCTGGCGCTGTACGAGGTGCTCGAACGGATCTCGCCCGGCCCGATCGTCACGCTCAACCGGGCCGTCGCCGTCGCACGGACGCGGGGGCCGCTGGCGGGGTTGACCGTGCTGGGCGAGCTGGCGGGGGACGAGCGGATGGCGGGGCATCATCGCCTGCCCGCCGTTCGGGCTCACCTGCTCGAACAGGCCGGATTCACCGATGAGGCCCGCGCGGAGTATTTGGCCGCGGCCAAGCTGACCACCAGCACGCCCGAGCGGCGCTACCTCACGGCCCGAGCCGAGCGCGTGAGTGGGTGA
- a CDS encoding DUF5995 family protein has product MSQSVWGPAHQGMTDLLSNHPDDVPGVVEQLRELQAILTRVPPLLGENPLCDFNRLYLTITEGVLERLYAGKFEDPAFLSRLDVEFAARYFDALRAWAGPEASPRCPQVWASLFQRIGGPDCRPLPSACAGVNAHINFDLPFALVTTFDHLGTDPIDDSEQHHDYLEINEIFAESIPGLRRGYLEKWQLLIDMMNGRLDDWWQGEAVEYTRNVAWRNAQKLWCLRHDMSATDRERATLDRTATGVNKLLLSPLGAFLQ; this is encoded by the coding sequence ATGAGCCAGTCGGTCTGGGGACCGGCGCATCAGGGGATGACGGATCTCCTGAGCAACCACCCCGACGACGTTCCCGGCGTGGTCGAGCAACTGCGGGAGCTGCAGGCGATCCTGACCCGGGTGCCCCCGCTGCTGGGCGAGAACCCGTTGTGCGACTTCAACCGGCTCTACCTGACGATCACCGAGGGTGTGCTCGAACGGCTCTACGCGGGCAAGTTCGAGGACCCGGCCTTCCTGTCCCGGCTCGACGTGGAGTTCGCGGCGCGTTACTTCGACGCGTTGCGTGCCTGGGCCGGCCCCGAGGCGAGCCCGCGCTGCCCGCAGGTGTGGGCGAGCCTGTTCCAGCGCATCGGCGGTCCCGATTGCCGTCCGCTGCCCTCGGCCTGCGCCGGCGTCAACGCGCACATCAACTTCGACCTGCCGTTCGCGCTGGTGACCACGTTCGACCACCTGGGCACCGACCCGATCGACGACAGCGAGCAGCACCACGACTACCTCGAGATCAACGAGATCTTCGCCGAGTCGATCCCCGGGTTGCGCCGTGGCTACCTCGAGAAATGGCAACTGCTGATCGACATGATGAACGGCCGCCTCGACGACTGGTGGCAGGGCGAGGCCGTCGAGTACACCCGCAACGTGGCCTGGCGTAACGCCCAGAAACTGTGGTGCCTGCGCCACGACATGTCGGCCACCGACCGCGAACGCGCCACCCTGGACAGGACGGCAACGGGCGTCAACAAACTACTGCTCTCACCGTTGGGCGCGTTCCTCCAATAA